The following coding sequences lie in one Saccharopolyspora hordei genomic window:
- a CDS encoding DUF5753 domain-containing protein: protein MPTKRAELDALLRFYEASQEDIDEIKTLAKGANQRGWWQACRGAVPRWFRRYVGLESAAVEIRTFETELIPGLLQTESYTTAIIEALNPELSGEERDRQVKVRAERQTRLLHGGQTRLLAVVSEGAIRRMVGGPEVMREQLRFLLEVRGPAKLEVQVIPNDAGAHPATGFPFVLLRFPNDVAPTLAHTESLTSAAYHDRQADVDTYTLTFDRLRAAALSPSASAALLEQVVSELESV, encoded by the coding sequence GTGCCGACCAAACGGGCCGAGCTCGACGCCTTGCTGCGGTTCTACGAGGCGTCGCAGGAGGACATCGACGAGATCAAAACCCTTGCGAAGGGCGCAAATCAGCGTGGCTGGTGGCAGGCCTGCCGCGGTGCAGTGCCGCGATGGTTCCGGCGTTACGTCGGTCTGGAATCAGCCGCAGTGGAGATCCGAACCTTCGAAACGGAGCTCATCCCAGGTCTGCTCCAAACGGAGTCCTACACAACCGCGATCATCGAGGCGCTGAACCCTGAACTCTCCGGCGAAGAACGCGACCGCCAAGTGAAGGTCCGAGCGGAGCGGCAAACGAGGCTCCTGCACGGTGGTCAAACTCGCCTGCTGGCAGTCGTGAGCGAGGGCGCGATCCGGCGCATGGTCGGCGGGCCGGAGGTCATGCGCGAGCAGCTCCGCTTCCTGCTCGAAGTCAGGGGGCCAGCGAAGCTCGAAGTCCAGGTCATTCCGAACGATGCTGGAGCACACCCGGCAACCGGGTTTCCGTTCGTCCTGCTCAGGTTTCCTAACGACGTGGCGCCGACACTCGCCCACACGGAAAGCCTCACGTCTGCCGCCTATCACGATCGCCAAGCCGACGTCGACACCTATACCCTCACGTTTGACCGCCTGCGGGCCGCAGCCCTGAGTCCCTCAGCCAGTGCAGCCCTGCTGGAGC